A stretch of the Thiomicrorhabdus xiamenensis genome encodes the following:
- a CDS encoding SDR family oxidoreductase, with amino-acid sequence MATVLIAGCGDLGCQLGSQLSQKGHKVYGIRRNIEALPDEITGLECNLFRPICDLPDKIDYVFYIVSADKYKDIDYYHAYVLGVKNLLHALQDHHVKRFFFTSSTSVFGQSEGEWVDESSPTEEHGFSTRRLIEGEQLVLESDIPGTVIRFGGIYGPGRTHLIDLVREGKAHCMENVWSNRIHSTDCVGIFTHLMELNEQTADKVDDIYIGVDNQPTPSCEVYEWLAEQLSVPEVEHQEPSENTRLMRSNKRLSNARLRATGYEMHYPTYQDGYIELI; translated from the coding sequence ATGGCAACCGTTTTAATAGCAGGATGCGGAGATTTAGGATGCCAGTTAGGCAGTCAACTCAGTCAAAAAGGCCACAAGGTTTACGGCATTCGCCGCAACATCGAAGCACTACCCGACGAAATCACCGGTCTGGAATGCAACCTCTTCCGTCCTATTTGCGACCTTCCCGATAAAATCGATTATGTGTTCTATATTGTTTCGGCAGATAAATACAAAGATATCGACTACTATCACGCTTATGTACTGGGCGTTAAAAACCTGCTTCATGCATTGCAAGATCATCATGTTAAACGCTTCTTTTTCACTTCCAGCACTTCCGTTTTCGGCCAATCCGAAGGCGAATGGGTCGACGAAAGCAGTCCAACAGAAGAACACGGTTTTTCAACCCGACGTCTGATTGAAGGCGAACAGCTCGTCCTTGAAAGCGACATTCCCGGCACGGTTATCCGCTTTGGTGGCATTTACGGCCCGGGGCGTACACACCTGATTGACCTGGTTCGCGAAGGCAAGGCGCACTGCATGGAAAACGTCTGGAGCAACCGCATCCATTCGACCGACTGCGTCGGCATCTTTACACACCTGATGGAACTCAATGAACAAACAGCGGATAAAGTGGACGACATCTATATCGGTGTCGATAACCAGCCGACTCCATCATGTGAAGTCTATGAATGGTTGGCCGAACAACTCAGTGTGCCGGAGGTTGAACATCAGGAACCAAGCGAAAACACCCGCCTGATGCGCAGTAATAAACGCCTTTCAAACGCCCGCCTGCGCGCGACCGGCTATGAAATGCACTATCCAACCTATCAGGACGGCTATATCGAACTCATTTAA
- a CDS encoding OmpP1/FadL family transporter, whose product MKKTKLALALTSAVFASSAMATNGTNMIGIGAQSMAMGGTGVAAYFGAENLLANPALIGKSQGTELIFGGTIFAPDVSSEHNLGEPASPGEPVGKDSSDANLFVVPSAAFNSRINENMVYGIGMFGTSGMGVDYQDNGQMFRAQSALQILRFAPALAFHNETAGIGFSPIIQYGALDIHYDGSETQYGTFGLEDAGHGMAQGLGFGYSIGGYYDAAPGLTLAASYTSGIEMEYKGQLSSASQPFAEFGMIPEAFDDKLEQPAEMKVGASFDMGSLTFTADARKIMWSEAKGYKDFGWQDQDVFSIGAKYSTKSYWLAAGYNTGDNPIKEQDGTTTEGATINFFNNTFFPATTESHITVGGGMAISKKATIEGAFVYAPEVKTRVGVSGIGDDYPIAGAASGDYSETKHSQTAATMMIRYNFD is encoded by the coding sequence ATGAAAAAAACCAAACTGGCTTTAGCATTAACCTCAGCCGTTTTTGCTTCTTCTGCAATGGCTACAAACGGAACCAATATGATTGGAATCGGCGCCCAGTCCATGGCAATGGGTGGAACCGGGGTCGCCGCCTATTTCGGCGCGGAAAACCTTCTGGCCAACCCAGCCTTGATCGGTAAGTCTCAAGGTACCGAATTGATTTTCGGGGGCACAATCTTTGCACCAGACGTAAGCAGCGAACACAATCTGGGCGAGCCTGCCAGCCCGGGCGAGCCAGTTGGCAAAGACAGCAGTGACGCGAATCTTTTCGTCGTGCCATCAGCCGCCTTCAACAGCCGTATCAACGAAAACATGGTTTATGGTATCGGCATGTTCGGAACATCCGGTATGGGGGTCGACTATCAGGACAACGGTCAGATGTTCAGAGCGCAATCTGCATTGCAAATTCTGCGCTTTGCTCCGGCATTAGCTTTCCATAACGAAACCGCCGGTATCGGTTTCTCGCCGATCATTCAATACGGTGCTCTGGATATTCATTATGATGGCTCCGAAACTCAATACGGAACTTTCGGCTTGGAAGATGCCGGTCACGGTATGGCGCAAGGTCTTGGCTTCGGCTACTCCATCGGTGGTTACTATGACGCAGCACCTGGATTAACTCTAGCCGCCTCCTATACCTCAGGCATTGAAATGGAATACAAAGGGCAACTATCCTCTGCTTCGCAGCCTTTTGCAGAGTTCGGTATGATCCCTGAAGCTTTCGATGACAAACTGGAACAACCTGCGGAAATGAAAGTTGGAGCCTCTTTCGACATGGGTAGCTTAACCTTTACCGCCGATGCACGAAAAATCATGTGGAGCGAAGCTAAAGGCTATAAAGACTTCGGCTGGCAAGACCAGGATGTATTTTCGATCGGTGCAAAATATTCAACCAAAAGTTACTGGCTAGCGGCCGGCTATAACACCGGCGACAACCCGATCAAAGAACAGGACGGCACAACCACAGAAGGGGCAACCATCAATTTCTTTAACAACACCTTCTTCCCTGCTACAACCGAGAGCCATATTACCGTTGGTGGCGGTATGGCAATCAGCAAAAAGGCAACCATCGAAGGCGCATTTGTTTACGCTCCTGAAGTCAAGACTCGTGTCGGCGTGAGCGGCATCGGTGACGACTATCCGATCGCAGGCGCTGCATCGGGTGACTACAGCGAAACCAAGCACTCACAAACCGCAGCCACTATGATGATCCGTTACAACTTCGACTAA
- a CDS encoding OmpP1/FadL family transporter — protein sequence MRKTKLALAIAASTIISTPAFATNGDVLIGLGAQARALGGTGTAAFFGSENALTNPALLGKSQGSEFSIGGTIFMPNVEANGSQSDNDLNIIPEVSMSTRINENLTFGLGMFGSAGMGVDYRDDANLMNAYSNLQLMKFAPTLAFNQDNFGLGFSPVIQYGALDINYDGTALGGGPTGNGMSTDIGYGFNLGGYFDITPEFTVALSYQSAIEMEYKDQISVAAAGFGQTMTDKLEQPEEFKIGASYTMGNWLMTADFKQIMWSKAEGYKDFNWQDQDVYALGAKYSGNNYWVGIGYNYGKDPIDVYGAGAGQIVDMFNNVFFPGIVESHFTAGAGVNLTKNSAIDFALVYADEVSKTIDVSTLMGPGATETTKHSQTGFTVAYRMNF from the coding sequence ATGAGAAAAACAAAATTAGCTCTAGCAATCGCAGCCTCTACCATTATTTCAACACCTGCCTTTGCAACCAACGGGGATGTATTAATCGGACTGGGCGCTCAAGCACGCGCGCTTGGTGGAACCGGTACAGCGGCATTCTTCGGCTCGGAAAATGCTTTGACCAACCCGGCACTGCTTGGTAAGTCACAAGGTTCGGAATTTTCCATCGGCGGCACGATCTTCATGCCCAATGTAGAGGCCAATGGCTCACAAAGTGACAACGATCTAAATATCATTCCTGAAGTATCTATGTCTACTCGCATTAACGAAAACCTGACCTTCGGTCTAGGCATGTTCGGTTCAGCCGGTATGGGTGTTGACTATAGAGACGACGCAAATCTAATGAATGCATATAGCAACCTTCAATTAATGAAATTTGCTCCAACCCTTGCATTTAATCAAGATAACTTTGGACTTGGATTTTCACCTGTTATCCAATATGGGGCATTGGATATCAACTATGATGGCACAGCACTTGGAGGAGGACCAACAGGAAACGGAATGTCAACTGACATCGGGTATGGCTTTAACCTAGGTGGTTATTTTGATATTACACCTGAATTTACTGTTGCTCTTTCCTACCAATCTGCAATCGAAATGGAATACAAGGATCAAATTTCTGTAGCGGCGGCAGGATTTGGTCAAACCATGACTGACAAACTTGAACAGCCAGAAGAGTTTAAAATCGGTGCATCGTACACAATGGGGAACTGGTTGATGACAGCGGACTTTAAACAAATCATGTGGTCAAAAGCCGAAGGTTATAAAGATTTTAACTGGCAAGATCAAGATGTCTATGCACTGGGAGCTAAATACTCTGGTAATAACTACTGGGTAGGAATTGGCTATAACTACGGAAAAGACCCGATTGATGTATACGGAGCAGGAGCAGGACAAATTGTAGACATGTTTAACAATGTCTTTTTCCCTGGTATTGTTGAATCTCATTTCACTGCAGGGGCAGGAGTAAACCTAACTAAAAACTCCGCTATTGACTTCGCCCTTGTTTACGCTGATGAAGTTTCGAAAACTATAGATGTGAGTACATTAATGGGCCCAGGAGCAACCGAAACCACTAAGCACTCGCAAACAGGCTTTACTGTTGCATACCGTATGAACTTCTAA
- a CDS encoding DUF302 domain-containing protein, whose protein sequence is MHAAGNLNDGAWDTFNQVWDKWVESEGDIADATMWEVKVDEGIELADVIDAINAVGINRNLKNVGELPLSEELKARGIESKTIHVMSFCNPETARKMVDFSPAMGGFLPCRVNIIEEEDGLHIYSMNMDMAIKMGKKMPPELKEATMAVRDTIWEMLQKGKTGEF, encoded by the coding sequence ATGCACGCTGCAGGAAACCTAAATGACGGCGCCTGGGATACATTTAATCAAGTTTGGGATAAGTGGGTTGAAAGCGAAGGTGATATCGCTGACGCAACCATGTGGGAAGTTAAGGTAGACGAAGGCATTGAACTTGCCGACGTTATCGACGCCATCAACGCTGTTGGTATCAACCGCAACCTTAAAAACGTTGGTGAACTACCGCTATCTGAAGAACTTAAAGCTCGTGGAATCGAATCAAAAACCATTCACGTAATGTCTTTCTGTAACCCTGAAACTGCTCGTAAGATGGTTGACTTCTCCCCTGCAATGGGTGGTTTCCTTCCATGTCGTGTAAACATCATTGAAGAAGAAGATGGTCTACACATCTACTCTATGAACATGGATATGGCGATCAAGATGGGTAAAAAGATGCCTCCAGAACTTAAAGAAGCGACTATGGCAGTTCGCGACACTATCTGGGAAATGCTACAAAAAGGTAAAACTGGCGAATTCTAA
- a CDS encoding 4-phosphoerythronate dehydrogenase codes for MTQIVQRKIVVDDAVPYAKSIFASLGEVDTLPGRDIQREHLLDADALIIRSRTQVNEALLADTAVKFVGSTVVGLDHIDQNYLQDSNIHFYSAQGCNANSVAEFVIHALVLLAEEQGFDLSQKTLGIIGVGHVGSRLEKKAKALGMHCLLNDPPRARQENSNAFSSLEETLQADIISVHTPLTFDGRDKTHLLIGKEQLASLSSEQILVNAARGGIVNENELKNTQLAAKIIDCWENEPNIDQELLQQSFMATPHIAGHSFEAKLAGSTMVYENLCHFWNEKIDNNWQTELPPRPDPIEVVNSDHWQSGLLEVLQKTHLIKNDDAAIRENSDQFERYRRNYPIHREWYIHGVKKTKNQKLNLILETLGFDLLPVL; via the coding sequence ATGACTCAAATTGTACAACGCAAAATCGTTGTCGACGACGCGGTTCCCTATGCAAAATCCATTTTCGCGTCTTTAGGCGAAGTGGACACACTCCCAGGACGGGACATCCAGCGCGAACATCTGCTTGATGCTGATGCCTTGATCATCCGCTCTCGCACCCAGGTAAACGAGGCATTGCTTGCCGACACAGCGGTTAAATTTGTCGGCAGCACGGTTGTTGGATTGGATCATATCGACCAGAACTACTTACAAGATAGCAATATTCACTTCTATTCCGCACAAGGCTGCAACGCCAACTCGGTCGCCGAATTCGTTATCCATGCGCTTGTCCTTTTAGCCGAAGAACAAGGATTCGACTTATCGCAGAAAACTCTAGGAATTATTGGCGTCGGTCATGTCGGCAGCCGCCTTGAAAAAAAAGCTAAAGCGCTGGGAATGCATTGCCTGTTGAATGATCCACCGCGAGCCCGACAGGAAAACTCAAATGCATTCAGCTCACTAGAGGAAACCCTACAAGCCGACATTATAAGTGTGCATACACCTTTAACATTCGATGGCAGAGACAAAACCCACTTGCTAATCGGCAAAGAGCAACTCGCCAGCCTTTCTTCCGAGCAAATTCTGGTCAATGCCGCCCGCGGCGGAATTGTCAATGAAAACGAACTGAAAAACACACAGCTTGCTGCCAAAATTATCGATTGTTGGGAAAACGAACCCAATATCGATCAGGAACTACTGCAACAGAGTTTTATGGCAACACCGCATATTGCCGGCCATTCGTTTGAAGCCAAACTTGCCGGAAGCACCATGGTCTACGAAAATTTGTGCCATTTCTGGAACGAGAAAATCGACAACAACTGGCAAACCGAACTTCCACCCCGTCCTGATCCGATCGAAGTCGTCAATTCCGATCACTGGCAATCCGGACTGCTTGAGGTACTGCAAAAAACACATTTAATCAAAAATGATGATGCCGCAATCCGTGAAAACAGTGATCAATTCGAACGCTACCGACGAAACTACCCTATTCATAGAGAGTGGTATATTCACGGAGTAAAAAAAACCAAAAATCAAAAACTTAATTTGATTTTAGAGACTTTAGGCTTCGATTTATTACCTGTGTTATAA
- a CDS encoding alpha/beta hydrolase — protein sequence MKSNHKGLLIPGAVGEIEAEFVLQDENLVIISHPHPLYGGTMHNKVVTTLWKAYQEMGFSTLRYNFRGVGMSEGEHDYAQGEVEDLKAVLRWARTQGDFSRVHLAGFSFGSYISIKAASELKPASLCTVAPPVGLYSFESQDIGRLDSATQWLLIQGGQDEVVAADGVLQWVETLSHKPDICWREQASHFFHGELLWLRKAVALIQS from the coding sequence TTGAAATCGAACCATAAAGGACTTTTGATTCCGGGGGCCGTGGGAGAGATTGAAGCAGAGTTTGTTTTGCAGGACGAAAATCTTGTTATTATCAGTCATCCACATCCTCTGTACGGCGGCACGATGCATAACAAGGTTGTGACCACTTTGTGGAAAGCTTATCAGGAGATGGGTTTTTCCACTTTGCGTTATAACTTCCGTGGCGTAGGTATGAGTGAAGGGGAGCATGACTATGCTCAGGGGGAAGTTGAGGATCTTAAGGCTGTGTTGCGTTGGGCGCGTACTCAGGGCGATTTTTCCAGAGTACACTTGGCCGGTTTTTCTTTCGGGAGTTATATTTCCATTAAAGCGGCCAGCGAGCTCAAGCCGGCAAGCCTGTGTACGGTCGCGCCGCCGGTTGGTTTATATTCTTTCGAGTCGCAGGATATCGGCAGGCTGGACTCGGCAACGCAATGGTTATTAATCCAAGGCGGGCAGGATGAAGTCGTCGCGGCGGACGGGGTTTTGCAGTGGGTAGAAACATTGAGCCATAAACCCGATATCTGCTGGCGCGAGCAGGCGAGTCACTTTTTCCACGGCGAATTGCTTTGGTTGCGAAAAGCGGTTGCCTTGATCCAGTCGTAA
- a CDS encoding TolC family protein encodes MSKPISLFKLSGVALTVALAMPLAAQAKTYTLVEAVQTAIDANPEMDVSKARMMLAESALAKAKAGNMPQINFSVTGTYSNNPLNVFGMKLQQQQASLSDFGFDDATAAAFGSGDYAHEPDSLNNPSPYSDMNTRVEMMVPVYNGGRVESYKQQAKSMIEAAQSGDVAVKQYLTFSVYQAYEAVHSARAFIKVAEQAKKTADEYVRTTENLVNQGVIVRSELLSARVNASTAEVALAQAKGQEQIALDGLRILMGLKASEHLDVAERMDIGLPEGRVEELLEQAIDKNPQLMAQRKQATSSIYAIDTAKADEKPSFNMLLRQDWNDDSVGFDASSYTVAGVFSWKVTDFGLTKNSIKMARASAEQQQAETASMANKIRFEMMTAWHRLQVAREQVVSSKLAVEQAEEAQVLVTKRYENGVATFTELLTSQTQLDKARADLVAAEYEVNIQKATLRLALGSMDISQL; translated from the coding sequence ATGTCTAAGCCTATTTCGCTCTTTAAGTTGAGTGGGGTTGCCTTAACGGTCGCTTTGGCAATGCCTTTGGCAGCGCAAGCCAAGACTTACACTTTGGTTGAGGCGGTACAAACCGCGATCGATGCCAACCCTGAAATGGATGTCAGCAAGGCGCGCATGATGCTTGCCGAATCGGCTCTGGCTAAAGCCAAAGCGGGAAATATGCCGCAGATTAATTTTTCGGTCACCGGTACCTATTCCAATAATCCGTTAAATGTTTTTGGCATGAAGCTCCAACAGCAGCAAGCTAGCTTGTCGGACTTTGGGTTTGATGATGCAACGGCAGCTGCTTTTGGTTCCGGGGATTATGCCCATGAGCCAGACTCTCTAAATAACCCGTCACCTTATTCCGATATGAATACCCGTGTTGAGATGATGGTTCCGGTTTATAACGGCGGGCGAGTCGAAAGTTATAAGCAACAGGCCAAGTCGATGATCGAAGCGGCGCAGAGCGGTGATGTCGCGGTTAAACAGTATCTGACGTTCAGTGTTTATCAGGCCTATGAGGCAGTGCACTCTGCCCGCGCTTTTATCAAGGTTGCGGAACAGGCCAAGAAAACAGCCGATGAATATGTTCGTACCACGGAAAACCTGGTTAACCAAGGGGTGATTGTACGTTCCGAGTTATTGAGCGCCAGAGTTAATGCGTCAACTGCGGAAGTTGCCTTGGCGCAGGCGAAAGGACAGGAGCAGATCGCATTGGATGGTCTGCGTATTCTAATGGGCTTGAAGGCAAGCGAGCATTTGGATGTCGCTGAGCGTATGGATATCGGTTTGCCTGAGGGGCGTGTCGAAGAGTTGCTTGAGCAGGCTATCGATAAAAACCCTCAGTTAATGGCTCAGCGAAAGCAGGCGACCTCGTCGATTTATGCGATTGATACTGCAAAAGCGGATGAAAAACCAAGTTTCAATATGTTGTTGCGTCAGGATTGGAATGACGACAGTGTCGGTTTCGATGCTTCCAGCTATACCGTTGCCGGTGTGTTTTCCTGGAAAGTGACCGATTTCGGGCTTACTAAGAACAGTATCAAAATGGCACGGGCCTCGGCTGAACAACAGCAGGCTGAAACCGCTTCCATGGCGAACAAGATCCGTTTTGAAATGATGACCGCCTGGCATCGATTGCAGGTTGCCCGTGAGCAGGTTGTCTCCAGTAAATTAGCTGTTGAGCAGGCAGAGGAAGCGCAAGTTCTGGTGACCAAGCGCTATGAAAACGGCGTCGCTACTTTTACCGAACTTCTGACGAGTCAGACTCAGTTAGACAAGGCGCGCGCCGATCTGGTTGCCGCCGAGTATGAAGTAAACATTCAGAAAGCCACTCTGCGTTTGGCCCTGGGTAGTATGGACATTTCCCAGCTGTAA
- a CDS encoding efflux RND transporter periplasmic adaptor subunit: MKQVKQVLAIAILATIGLNGCQQEAPTAPETKPQTFQAVIHNVELGTVPLTAVVPGSVVPDQKARIASRLMGYIKGLDVEVGEKVEQGSLLFTIDSTDIRSQIAQANSAYAQAQAALKDAKLDYDRFTQLYKDNSVSKQQYDKIRLQYSVAQENLASAKSALNQARSQLNYANVRAPFSGVVVEKMATAGDLAAPGNPIVVIENLQSLSVQTEVAGDLYAALRVGDEATVFIDGQDAPMVGTIYTLVGAANPKTRTHTVKLSLPAVKNINSGTFARISFKQGERQAMMVPQSAIVNRAGIDGVFVVQDGKAMFNMVRTGINIGDMVEIQSGLDLGDQIVLSNNASMLNGDIVEPVAAQSASEAAK; the protein is encoded by the coding sequence ATGAAACAAGTTAAGCAAGTTCTAGCGATCGCAATCTTAGCAACGATCGGCTTGAATGGGTGTCAGCAGGAAGCGCCGACGGCACCGGAAACCAAGCCGCAGACATTTCAGGCTGTGATTCACAATGTCGAGTTGGGAACCGTTCCTCTGACAGCGGTCGTACCGGGTTCCGTTGTGCCGGACCAGAAAGCGCGTATCGCTTCTCGTTTGATGGGATATATCAAAGGGCTGGACGTCGAAGTGGGTGAAAAAGTCGAACAGGGAAGCCTGCTTTTCACTATCGACTCTACCGATATTCGCAGTCAGATTGCTCAGGCGAATTCGGCCTATGCTCAAGCGCAGGCGGCGTTAAAAGACGCCAAACTGGATTACGACCGTTTTACGCAGCTGTATAAAGATAATTCGGTTTCCAAGCAACAGTACGACAAAATTCGTTTGCAGTACTCGGTTGCCCAGGAAAATCTCGCTTCGGCGAAATCCGCTTTGAATCAGGCGCGCTCTCAATTGAATTATGCGAATGTCCGCGCTCCGTTTAGCGGTGTGGTGGTCGAGAAAATGGCAACCGCTGGTGATTTGGCTGCTCCGGGTAATCCGATTGTCGTCATTGAAAACCTGCAGTCCTTGAGTGTGCAGACGGAAGTTGCCGGTGATCTGTATGCGGCTTTGCGAGTCGGTGACGAGGCGACGGTATTTATTGACGGTCAGGATGCGCCGATGGTTGGAACCATCTATACCCTGGTAGGGGCCGCAAATCCGAAAACCCGTACTCATACGGTTAAATTAAGTTTGCCGGCCGTGAAGAATATTAATTCTGGAACCTTTGCCCGCATCAGCTTCAAACAGGGTGAGCGCCAGGCGATGATGGTGCCGCAGAGTGCGATTGTCAATCGTGCCGGAATCGATGGTGTTTTTGTCGTTCAGGATGGCAAAGCGATGTTCAATATGGTTCGTACCGGGATCAATATCGGCGATATGGTTGAAATCCAGTCAGGACTTGATCTGGGTGATCAGATTGTTTTGTCCAATAATGCCAGTATGTTGAACGGCGATATTGTCGAGCCTGTAGCCGCGCAATCGGCATCCGAAGCAGCGAAATAA